In one window of Frigoriglobus tundricola DNA:
- a CDS encoding DUF1810 domain-containing protein encodes MSDIPLSNAAADPHDLARFVSAQVGDYERAVSEIRSGRKRSHWMWYIFPQYDGLGFSDMSRRYAIKSVAEAEAYLRHPVLGPRLVACVKAALQIEGRSALEIFGSPDDLKLKSCATLFAQVTPPGSVFDQLLAKYFQGTRDDKTLRLLRTTAP; translated from the coding sequence GTGTCTGACATTCCGCTCTCGAACGCCGCAGCCGATCCACACGATCTCGCGCGCTTCGTTTCGGCCCAGGTGGGCGACTACGAACGGGCGGTCTCGGAGATCCGGAGCGGGCGGAAGAGGTCGCACTGGATGTGGTACATCTTTCCGCAGTACGACGGATTGGGTTTCAGCGACATGTCCCGGCGGTACGCCATCAAGAGCGTGGCCGAAGCCGAAGCGTACCTCCGGCACCCGGTCCTCGGGCCGCGGTTGGTCGCGTGTGTCAAAGCGGCCCTTCAGATCGAAGGGCGGTCGGCGCTCGAGATCTTCGGTTCGCCCGACGACCTGAAACTCAAATCGTGCGCGACCTTGTTCGCGCAGGTCACCCCGCCGGGGTCGGTGTTCGATCAGCTCCTCGCCAAATACTTCCAGGGCACGCGCGACGACAAGACGCTGCGGCTTCTCCGCACGACCGCGCCGTGA